Proteins co-encoded in one Streptococcus ruminicola genomic window:
- a CDS encoding isopeptide-forming domain-containing fimbrial protein, with protein MKKIKLILATLMAALFIGGKALAYDITVTNGGSGTYETYQIFTGDLSSDETTLSNIKWGDGITPAGQAALQAKYGVSSAAEVAEKLDANKENSGYAEEFAKVAAQYLQNAAGLTGHTAGYYLVQNKTVGSNEAYTNYILEVVKDVKVTPKTSIPSVTKKVKETNDTTGTVSDWQDYADYDVKDKIPFQLTATLPDNLDSYESYYFELADKLSPGLTYNGDATVYLVNGKNQIDVTKYFKLDGLNFKIDNLKSLSKLTSSSKIVIEYNATLNENAVMGSAGNTGSVELIYSNNPNNTGVGASTGKTPEKVVKVYTYEAIFEEVDKNKESLKGAEFTLYKVVKDGDTYKKVEVDKKTVGETEKFSFKGLDAGKYILEETKTPDGYNTIKPIEFKVVANYDKKLDTPTELSGESKDASFESNLDAGSLTAEIISRKGSLLPSTGGMGTTILYLVGSILVLVAVVLLITKKRMERN; from the coding sequence ATGAAAAAGATTAAACTTATTCTTGCTACCTTAATGGCAGCTCTTTTTATTGGTGGGAAAGCTCTAGCTTACGATATCACCGTTACTAATGGTGGTTCAGGAACTTATGAAACCTACCAAATCTTCACTGGTGATTTGTCATCGGATGAAACAACTCTTTCCAATATCAAATGGGGAGATGGGATTACACCAGCTGGTCAAGCAGCTCTTCAAGCAAAATATGGCGTGAGTTCTGCCGCAGAAGTAGCTGAAAAACTTGATGCCAATAAAGAAAATTCTGGCTACGCAGAAGAATTTGCTAAAGTAGCAGCTCAATACCTTCAAAATGCAGCTGGTCTAACTGGTCATACGGCTGGTTATTACCTTGTCCAAAATAAGACAGTTGGAAGTAATGAAGCTTACACGAACTACATCTTGGAAGTCGTCAAAGATGTTAAGGTAACCCCAAAAACATCAATTCCAAGTGTTACTAAAAAAGTTAAAGAAACTAATGACACAACTGGTACTGTTAGTGACTGGCAAGATTATGCTGACTATGATGTGAAAGATAAAATTCCCTTTCAATTGACAGCGACTCTGCCAGATAACCTAGACTCTTATGAGAGCTACTATTTTGAGTTAGCAGATAAATTGTCACCAGGATTGACTTACAATGGTGATGCAACGGTTTATCTTGTTAATGGAAAAAATCAAATAGATGTTACAAAATACTTTAAACTCGATGGCTTAAATTTTAAAATTGATAATTTAAAATCGCTTAGTAAGCTTACGTCATCATCAAAAATCGTAATTGAATATAATGCAACTCTTAATGAAAATGCTGTTATGGGTTCAGCTGGTAACACAGGTAGCGTTGAGTTGATTTATTCAAACAACCCTAATAATACTGGTGTCGGAGCAAGTACAGGTAAAACTCCTGAGAAAGTTGTCAAAGTCTACACCTACGAAGCAATCTTTGAAGAAGTTGATAAAAACAAAGAAAGTTTGAAAGGTGCTGAATTTACGCTTTACAAAGTCGTCAAAGACGGCGACACTTATAAAAAAGTAGAAGTTGATAAAAAAACAGTTGGTGAAACAGAAAAATTCTCTTTCAAAGGACTTGATGCTGGTAAATACATCCTTGAAGAAACCAAAACACCAGATGGTTACAATACTATTAAACCAATTGAATTCAAAGTTGTGGCTAATTATGATAAAAAATTAGATACGCCTACAGAACTTTCAGGTGAATCAAAAGATGCAAGCTTTGAGTCAAACCTTGATGCAGGGTCACTGACCGCTGAAATCATTAGCCGTAAAGGATCTCTTCTTCCATCAACTGGTGGTATGGGAACAACAATCCTTTATCTTGTAGGCTCAATCCTTGTTCTTGTCGCAGTTGTTCTATTAATTACGAAAAAACGTATGGAAAGAAATTAA
- a CDS encoding aldose epimerase family protein, translating to MKVTQEIIATIDGKNVEKYSIINDKDVQVSLLTLGATWQEFLVPDGKGEHKNIIIGFDDPAEYGKNTLCAGQSIGRVAGRINHGQFKLDGKLMQLPQNEKGNTLHGGPKGFHKHIWQASVENDIDKATVVMTYNAKESVDGFPGDMLVTVRFTLDNKNRFTIQYTGKNGGQATLFNPTNHVYFNLGERQDLTKHVFTLAADHYLETRDDLIPTGKLIDVSETAYDFRAGRNLGDAIKATGGFDDAFLVPASLDAPCGELKDEESGDAVKLYSDRSAWVAYSMVGIPDGIYPARDKGKMAKEFEAIALEAQFLPDAINHDGFGDIVLQANEEKTYTIAFEYYKDN from the coding sequence ATGAAAGTAACACAAGAAATCATTGCAACTATTGATGGTAAAAATGTTGAAAAATATTCTATTATTAATGACAAGGATGTTCAGGTTAGTCTGCTAACTTTGGGAGCAACTTGGCAAGAATTTTTGGTGCCAGATGGAAAAGGGGAACACAAAAATATCATCATTGGTTTTGATGATCCTGCTGAATATGGCAAAAATACTTTGTGCGCTGGACAATCTATTGGTCGTGTTGCTGGACGCATTAATCATGGTCAGTTTAAACTTGATGGAAAGCTCATGCAACTTCCGCAAAATGAAAAAGGGAACACTCTTCACGGTGGTCCAAAAGGTTTTCACAAACACATTTGGCAAGCAAGTGTTGAAAATGATATTGACAAAGCCACTGTTGTCATGACTTACAATGCCAAAGAAAGTGTTGATGGTTTCCCTGGTGATATGCTTGTCACAGTGCGCTTTACCCTAGATAATAAAAATCGCTTTACGATTCAATACACTGGTAAAAATGGTGGTCAAGCAACGCTCTTTAATCCAACGAATCATGTGTACTTTAACCTTGGAGAAAGACAAGATTTGACAAAACATGTCTTTACTTTGGCAGCGGACCATTATTTGGAAACGCGTGATGACCTAATTCCAACAGGAAAACTCATTGACGTTTCTGAAACAGCTTATGATTTTAGAGCTGGCCGAAATCTTGGAGATGCCATTAAGGCGACAGGCGGATTTGACGATGCCTTTTTAGTCCCAGCTTCACTTGATGCACCTTGTGGTGAGTTAAAAGATGAAGAAAGTGGCGATGCTGTTAAACTTTATTCAGACCGTAGTGCTTGGGTTGCTTACAGTATGGTTGGCATTCCTGATGGCATCTACCCAGCGCGTGATAAGGGTAAAATGGCAAAAGAATTTGAAGCGATAGCTCTTGAAGCTCAATTCTTACCTGATGCGATTAATCATGATGGTTTTGGCGATATTGTCTTGCAAGCTAATGAAGAAAAGACTTACACCATTGCTTTTGAGTACTATAAAGACAATTAA
- the prmA gene encoding 50S ribosomal protein L11 methyltransferase: protein MDKWQELTVEVLRDAEEAASNILIELGSQGVAIDDSADYLGHVGKYGEVFPEIKQVETVKITAYYPEHIDIEEVEKEASKRLAELTNFGVDAGEIHYETQELAEQDWAENWKKYYEPTRISHDLTIVPSWTDYEASEGEKTIRLDPGMAFGTGTHPTTKMSLFALEQVLRGGETVIDVGTGSGVLSIASSLLGAKDIYAYDLDEVAVRVAQENIDLNANTENIHVATGNLLQGVDIQADVIVANILADILVNMTEDAYRLVKDEGYLIMSGIISDKWEMVRKSAEDAGFFLETHMVQGEWNACVFKKTDDISGVIGG, encoded by the coding sequence ATGGACAAGTGGCAAGAGTTGACTGTTGAGGTCTTGCGTGATGCAGAAGAGGCTGCGTCAAATATTTTGATTGAATTGGGTAGTCAAGGGGTTGCTATCGATGATAGTGCTGATTATCTTGGACATGTTGGGAAATACGGTGAAGTTTTCCCAGAAATTAAACAAGTGGAAACTGTGAAAATTACGGCTTACTACCCTGAACACATTGACATTGAAGAAGTTGAAAAAGAAGCGTCTAAACGTTTGGCTGAATTGACAAATTTTGGAGTTGACGCTGGTGAGATTCACTATGAGACACAAGAATTGGCTGAGCAAGATTGGGCTGAAAATTGGAAGAAATATTATGAGCCAACACGCATTAGCCATGATTTGACAATTGTTCCAAGTTGGACAGATTATGAAGCTAGTGAAGGTGAAAAGACGATTCGTCTTGACCCAGGTATGGCTTTTGGTACAGGAACTCACCCAACGACAAAAATGAGTCTTTTTGCGCTTGAACAAGTGCTTCGTGGTGGCGAAACAGTGATTGATGTGGGGACTGGTTCAGGTGTACTTTCAATTGCAAGTTCACTTCTTGGGGCAAAAGATATCTACGCTTATGACCTTGATGAAGTAGCTGTGCGCGTGGCACAAGAAAATATTGACCTTAATGCCAACACTGAAAATATCCATGTGGCTACTGGTAACCTTTTGCAAGGTGTGGACATTCAAGCTGATGTCATTGTGGCAAATATCCTTGCGGATATCTTGGTTAACATGACTGAAGATGCTTACCGTCTTGTGAAAGATGAAGGCTACCTTATCATGTCAGGAATTATCTCTGATAAATGGGAAATGGTTCGCAAGTCAGCTGAAGACGCAGGATTCTTCCTTGAAACACACATGGTTCAAGGCGAATGGAATGCTTGTGTTTTCAAAAAAACAGATGATATTTCAGGTGTAATTGGAGGATAA
- a CDS encoding GIY-YIG nuclease family protein has product MVKRGKNINMFLMDGEVTGKIKCTLSNWTGVIYKIPRIQLGDLKSRPEMKQSGVYFLLGRDDANQQDTVYIGQATSRKNGEGVLLRVQEHTRDNHADYFNDVIVLTTQNNSFGPTEISYLENRFTQLANEANRFVVRNGNEPNSGNVTEEKQSELDEVVENTKTIIGTLGYRVFVPMINGDNSVDEEPIEAETVLTLKRNIKRSNREIIATCRQTAEGFVVLEGSMIELTDGKGIPKSIRDLRQELLKEGIIKDGILKKNRFFNSPSYAASFVLGMPTNGRTDWKDSNGCTLKEREENL; this is encoded by the coding sequence ATGGTAAAAAGAGGTAAAAATATAAATATGTTTCTGATGGATGGTGAAGTCACTGGTAAGATTAAGTGTACTTTATCCAACTGGACAGGCGTGATTTATAAAATTCCTAGAATTCAGTTAGGTGATTTAAAATCAAGACCTGAGATGAAACAAAGTGGTGTTTATTTTTTACTCGGTCGTGATGATGCTAATCAGCAGGATACAGTTTATATTGGTCAAGCAACGAGCCGAAAGAATGGTGAAGGTGTTTTGTTACGTGTTCAAGAGCATACTAGGGATAATCATGCTGATTATTTCAATGATGTCATTGTATTAACAACGCAAAATAATTCCTTTGGGCCGACTGAAATCAGTTATTTGGAAAACAGATTTACTCAGCTAGCAAACGAAGCAAATCGTTTTGTTGTTCGAAATGGTAACGAACCAAATTCTGGCAATGTAACTGAAGAAAAGCAATCTGAACTGGATGAGGTTGTTGAGAATACAAAAACAATAATTGGAACCCTTGGTTATCGAGTATTTGTTCCTATGATTAACGGTGACAATTCTGTTGATGAAGAGCCAATTGAGGCTGAAACTGTTCTTACTCTTAAACGTAACATTAAGCGATCAAACCGTGAAATTATTGCAACTTGTCGACAGACAGCAGAGGGATTTGTTGTTCTTGAAGGCAGTATGATTGAACTTACAGATGGTAAAGGAATTCCAAAATCTATTCGTGACTTGCGACAAGAGTTACTGAAAGAGGGAATTATCAAGGATGGTATCCTCAAGAAAAATCGATTTTTCAATAGTCCATCTTATGCAGCATCTTTTGTTTTAGGTATGCCTACAAACGGTCGTACTGATTGGAAGGATTCAAATGGATGTACTTTGAAAGAGAGAGAAGAAAATTTATAA
- a CDS encoding LacI family DNA-binding transcriptional regulator, protein MTTIKDVAKLAGVSTSTASRALHDSDMISKATKERVRRAMEELDYSPNYSAQNLVNRTTNTIGIVLPVRESQDSLGNNPFFMQIIQGISSVCSEHDYMVSLASGRTVDELRKNCQALIRSGNISKFIFLYSHKDDPVFDFVKKQKKVSCVVVGSSYEKLAPKSVQFVDNDNYQAGRDVAEFMVSKGFEHLVFAYTDMNELVQTERYQGCCEYLQEHQKDSLSLHFSRVKEDENILKLQQFLAEHPKTQAFIACDDIMAIRLQRLFKNSKQEKSYAVISFNNSLITEIANPALTSVDIFPYQLGEKAAQLLLEKSRKSTSQKVIIPHQIIERESTIAF, encoded by the coding sequence ATGACAACGATAAAGGATGTAGCAAAACTTGCTGGTGTCTCTACCTCAACAGCCTCAAGGGCTTTGCATGATAGTGACATGATTAGCAAAGCAACCAAGGAACGCGTTCGACGTGCCATGGAAGAATTAGATTATTCACCAAATTATTCTGCGCAAAATTTGGTGAACCGCACGACTAACACCATTGGGATTGTTCTGCCAGTTCGTGAGAGTCAAGATTCTCTTGGCAATAACCCCTTTTTCATGCAAATTATTCAAGGTATTTCAAGTGTTTGTAGTGAGCATGATTATATGGTTAGCTTGGCAAGTGGGCGTACGGTAGATGAGCTACGCAAAAATTGTCAGGCACTGATTCGCAGCGGCAATATTAGCAAATTTATCTTTTTGTATTCGCACAAAGATGACCCTGTTTTTGATTTTGTCAAAAAACAGAAAAAAGTCTCTTGTGTAGTTGTCGGAAGTTCTTATGAAAAGCTTGCTCCAAAATCTGTTCAATTTGTGGATAATGATAACTACCAAGCAGGACGAGATGTTGCTGAATTTATGGTGAGTAAAGGTTTTGAACACCTTGTCTTTGCCTACACTGACATGAATGAATTGGTGCAGACTGAGCGTTATCAAGGTTGTTGTGAGTATCTGCAAGAGCATCAAAAAGACAGTTTGTCTCTTCATTTTTCAAGGGTCAAAGAAGATGAGAACATTCTTAAGTTGCAGCAGTTCTTAGCTGAGCACCCAAAAACGCAAGCCTTTATTGCTTGTGATGACATCATGGCTATCCGTTTGCAACGCTTGTTTAAAAATAGCAAACAAGAAAAGTCTTATGCCGTGATCAGCTTTAATAATTCTTTGATTACAGAAATTGCTAATCCCGCTTTAACATCGGTTGATATTTTTCCTTATCAGCTTGGTGAAAAAGCAGCGCAATTACTTTTGGAAAAATCAAGAAAAAGCACAAGCCAGAAAGTCATCATTCCTCATCAAATCATTGAAAGAGAATCAACGATTGCATTTTAA
- a CDS encoding 16S rRNA (uracil(1498)-N(3))-methyltransferase, with product MQQYFVAGQAQDVVTITDKDTVKHMFNVMRLTEDEEVVLVFDDHIKRLAKVIDSTEHRFEIIEELDSNVEMPVEVTIAAGFPKGDKLEFLAQKGTELGMANLWAFPADWSVVKWDGKKLAKKADKLAKIALGAAEQSKRNRIPQVTLFEKKAAFLAELEQFDKIFIAYEESAKEGETAVLARELSQVKAGEKILFIFGPEGGISPEEIAAFEEKGGLKIGLGPRIMRAETAPLYALSSVSYALELLK from the coding sequence ATGCAACAATATTTTGTAGCTGGACAGGCTCAAGATGTGGTGACAATCACAGATAAAGACACGGTTAAACACATGTTTAACGTCATGCGTTTGACTGAAGATGAAGAAGTGGTGCTAGTTTTTGATGATCACATCAAACGTTTGGCAAAGGTTATCGACAGCACTGAGCATCGTTTTGAAATCATTGAAGAACTTGATAGCAATGTTGAAATGCCAGTTGAAGTGACGATTGCTGCTGGTTTTCCAAAAGGGGATAAGTTAGAATTTCTAGCTCAAAAAGGTACTGAGCTTGGGATGGCAAACCTCTGGGCGTTTCCAGCGGATTGGTCTGTCGTCAAATGGGATGGCAAGAAATTAGCTAAAAAAGCAGACAAGTTGGCAAAAATTGCCCTTGGTGCTGCGGAGCAAAGTAAACGTAATCGCATTCCGCAGGTGACTCTTTTTGAGAAAAAAGCAGCCTTTCTAGCAGAATTAGAGCAGTTCGATAAGATTTTCATCGCTTATGAAGAATCTGCTAAAGAAGGTGAGACAGCTGTTTTAGCGCGTGAATTGTCACAAGTTAAAGCAGGAGAGAAAATTCTTTTCATCTTCGGACCAGAAGGTGGGATTTCCCCAGAAGAAATTGCAGCGTTCGAGGAAAAAGGTGGTCTGAAAATTGGCTTAGGTCCGCGTATCATGCGTGCAGAGACAGCACCGCTTTATGCTTTATCAAGCGTCAGCTATGCTTTGGAATTATTAAAATAA
- a CDS encoding DUF3013 family protein, with translation MAKFGFLSVLEEEMDKHFTFDYAIDWNKKNHAVEVTFILEAQNQAAVETVDDQGEVSSEDIVFEDYVLFYNQAKSKVDHDDYLVTVPFDAKKGFSREFLAYFAETLNDVATKGLDDLMDFLADENATDFALEWDAESFEKGKAELKETEFFAYPRY, from the coding sequence ATGGCTAAATTTGGCTTTTTATCAGTATTAGAAGAAGAAATGGATAAGCACTTCACCTTTGATTATGCCATCGATTGGAATAAGAAAAATCATGCGGTGGAAGTGACTTTTATTTTGGAAGCGCAGAACCAAGCTGCTGTTGAAACCGTGGATGACCAAGGTGAGGTTAGCAGTGAGGATATCGTTTTTGAAGATTACGTGCTATTTTACAACCAAGCAAAATCTAAAGTTGACCATGATGACTACTTGGTGACTGTTCCTTTTGATGCGAAAAAAGGATTCTCTCGCGAATTTTTAGCGTATTTTGCAGAAACATTAAACGATGTTGCAACTAAAGGTCTTGATGATTTGATGGACTTTTTAGCCGATGAAAATGCAACTGACTTTGCTCTTGAATGGGATGCTGAGAGCTTTGAAAAAGGCAAAGCAGAGTTAAAAGAAACAGAATTCTTTGCATATCCGAGATATTAA
- a CDS encoding replication-associated recombination protein A: protein MPNNLALRMRPKNIDQVIGQKHLVGEGKIIRRMVEANMLSSMILYGPPGIGKTSIASAIAGATKYAFRTFNATTDSKKRLQEIAEEAKFSGGLVLLLDEIHRLDKTKQDFLLPLLENGNIIMIGATTENPFFSVTPAIRSRVQIFELEPLSTDDIKKALQTALSDKERGFEFDVDIDTDALDFIATATNGDLRSAFNSLDLAVMSTKADDKGIRHINLDTVENSLQRSYITMDKNGDGHYDVLSALQKSIRGSDVNASLHYAARLIEAGDLPSLARRLTVIAYEDIGLANPDAQIHTVTALDAAQKIGFPEARILIANVVIDLALSPKSNSAYTAIDEAIADLHKNGSLPIPRHLRDGHYAGSKELGNAQDYKYPHNYPEKWVKQQYLPDKLVGKNYFDPNQTGKYERALGANKERIDHLSK from the coding sequence ATGCCAAATAATCTCGCTTTACGGATGCGCCCAAAAAACATCGATCAAGTTATCGGGCAAAAGCATCTGGTAGGCGAAGGAAAAATCATTCGCCGCATGGTCGAAGCCAACATGCTCTCGTCCATGATTCTCTACGGTCCTCCCGGCATCGGGAAGACCTCAATAGCTAGCGCTATTGCCGGAGCAACCAAGTACGCCTTTCGTACCTTCAATGCCACAACCGACAGTAAAAAGCGCCTGCAAGAAATCGCTGAAGAAGCCAAATTTTCTGGTGGTCTGGTTTTACTCCTTGATGAAATTCATCGTCTCGATAAAACCAAACAAGACTTTCTCTTACCCCTACTTGAAAATGGAAATATCATCATGATTGGGGCAACCACAGAAAATCCATTTTTCTCAGTGACACCTGCCATTCGCTCACGCGTGCAAATTTTTGAATTAGAACCCTTATCGACCGACGATATCAAAAAAGCTCTTCAAACTGCATTATCAGATAAAGAGCGCGGCTTTGAATTTGATGTCGATATTGATACGGATGCTCTTGATTTCATCGCAACAGCTACCAACGGTGATTTGCGCTCTGCCTTTAACTCGCTAGATTTAGCAGTCATGTCAACCAAGGCTGATGACAAAGGTATTCGCCACATTAACCTTGACACTGTTGAAAATAGCTTGCAGCGCAGCTACATTACCATGGATAAAAACGGCGATGGACACTACGATGTGCTCTCAGCCCTCCAAAAATCCATCCGTGGTTCTGACGTCAATGCTAGCCTGCATTACGCAGCTCGCTTGATTGAAGCTGGAGATTTACCAAGCCTTGCCAGAAGACTGACTGTCATCGCGTATGAAGACATTGGTCTTGCCAATCCAGATGCCCAGATTCATACCGTTACAGCACTTGATGCCGCTCAAAAAATCGGTTTTCCTGAAGCCCGCATCTTGATTGCTAACGTCGTGATTGACCTAGCCTTATCACCAAAATCAAATTCAGCCTACACAGCTATCGACGAAGCTATCGCTGATTTGCACAAAAACGGCTCACTACCAATCCCACGCCATTTACGTGATGGTCACTATGCTGGTAGCAAAGAACTTGGTAACGCCCAAGATTACAAATACCCTCACAACTATCCTGAAAAATGGGTGAAACAACAATACCTTCCAGATAAATTGGTCGGTAAAAATTATTTTGACCCCAACCAAACAGGAAAATACGAGCGTGCCCTCGGTGCCAATAAAGAACGCATCGATCATTTATCAAAATAA
- a CDS encoding GNAT family N-acetyltransferase, with protein sequence MQIRPMKLEDIEQVVAMENKTWDNFNTPASLPAANKHKIIQAFQNHSHYLVAEENGVILGVLDYHACYPFPSARHVVSFIIAVDKDTQGQGIGHSLIRAFFAMAKSDNYKKVVIHVLSSNKNACRFYENIGFTLEATLKNQFYLNGTYVDDLIYSYYLEEIHAK encoded by the coding sequence ATGCAAATACGACCAATGAAGCTAGAAGACATTGAACAAGTCGTTGCCATGGAAAATAAAACTTGGGACAACTTCAATACACCTGCTAGCTTACCAGCCGCAAATAAACATAAAATCATTCAAGCCTTTCAGAATCATTCGCATTATCTCGTTGCCGAAGAAAACGGGGTTATTTTGGGAGTTCTTGATTATCATGCCTGCTATCCTTTCCCCAGCGCACGTCACGTGGTAAGTTTCATTATCGCAGTCGACAAAGACACCCAAGGTCAAGGTATCGGACACTCACTCATCCGAGCTTTCTTTGCCATGGCCAAATCTGATAATTACAAAAAAGTTGTTATCCACGTGCTATCATCAAATAAAAATGCCTGCCGTTTCTATGAAAATATCGGCTTCACTCTGGAAGCTACTCTTAAAAATCAATTCTACCTAAACGGCACTTACGTCGATGACCTCATATACAGTTATTACTTGGAGGAAATACATGCCAAATAA
- a CDS encoding NAD(P)H-dependent oxidoreductase, with amino-acid sequence MDTLIIYAHPYDKSFNHAILENVEETLMQSQERFNLVDLYKDHFNPAYTSEELALFKDGKTTDPLVEQYQKFLTSTNHVIFIFPIWWNDTPAIIKGFIDKVMKKKFAYEVGKTGLIGHLTHIEKVTILTTSTSPTWYLRLFCGDAIKRVFINATLKQLGIKHITWHNMGNIDNSTAQNRHDFLNNINL; translated from the coding sequence ATGGATACACTCATTATTTACGCGCACCCTTATGACAAAAGTTTCAATCATGCAATCTTAGAAAATGTCGAAGAAACTTTGATGCAAAGTCAAGAAAGATTCAACCTCGTCGACTTATACAAAGACCATTTCAATCCAGCCTACACCAGTGAAGAACTGGCTTTATTTAAGGATGGGAAAACCACTGACCCGCTTGTCGAACAGTACCAAAAATTTTTAACCTCTACTAATCACGTCATTTTCATCTTTCCTATTTGGTGGAATGACACACCTGCAATCATCAAAGGCTTTATCGATAAAGTCATGAAAAAGAAATTTGCCTACGAGGTCGGAAAAACTGGTCTTATTGGGCATTTGACCCACATCGAAAAAGTCACAATCCTCACCACATCTACTTCACCAACTTGGTACTTAAGACTTTTTTGTGGCGATGCCATCAAGCGCGTTTTCATCAACGCTACCTTAAAACAACTCGGCATTAAGCATATCACTTGGCATAATATGGGAAATATTGATAACAGCACAGCACAAAATCGCCATGACTTTCTAAATAATATCAACCTTTAA